The Nostoc sp. 'Peltigera membranacea cyanobiont' N6 genome contains the following window.
CAATCATGGCAGTTCACCTAGCCAGCTACCTCGATCCAGACTTTGCCAACTATGTAGCCAAGACTTTTATCAGGTATGCCAAAGCTGACCCAACGCTTGCTGCTGACATTGCCTCAAGGCAGGAAACGACTGAGGGGCTGGACATCATTAACAAGGCAGTTCAGGAGCGTTACAAGTTTCTTAAGTCTAAGTTAATGAGAGCTTATTACATGGTCAGAGACGCTTGGGGAGATAAGTTACACTACAACACTCTTACTGAAGAAATTCAATTAAAGGGGAGTCCCTTGGAGTTACAGTCTCTCAAAATCAAGCTTGATCAAGAACTTCACGTTAAGGTCGAACATGAGGATGCAAAACAAATCGTTACGACCCTAGCTATAGTCAATACCTATCCTTTAATGGATGCTGCAAATCAGCAGAAAATCGGACAGGAGTATTGGCTTTCCATCAAGAGAAGAGACTTTGTACCAACAAAAGAGTGTCCGACACCGCCAAGATTAAGTTGAAGCTTGGTTTTCAGTATACCCCCCCTGGTTCGTGACCGGGGGTTATTTTTTTTGCGGACGGGCGATCGCTGAAGGTTGCCGTAAATTATCCGCAATGCGATCGCACTGCTCCCGATTGAGGGTTAATCCTTTAGGGCTGAGGAAAAGCTACAAGGAGCGATACAGCCTTCTGTGTTCGCGCTGCGGCGATTCGCATTTGATTCTAGTTCAAACACCTGAACCGTGGTTCAGA
Protein-coding sequences here:
- a CDS encoding KilA-N domain-containing protein, giving the protein MSQIEQFSSLVQDAQRDDEYINVIKWCKHFEYDLSNWKRLPEIKTRSERLKITESNAEPWIVERVGKTWVTWVHPIMAVHLASYLDPDFANYVAKTFIRYAKADPTLAADIASRQETTEGLDIINKAVQERYKFLKSKLMRAYYMVRDAWGDKLHYNTLTEEIQLKGSPLELQSLKIKLDQELHVKVEHEDAKQIVTTLAIVNTYPLMDAANQQKIGQEYWLSIKRRDFVPTKECPTPPRLS